DNA from Serinus canaria isolate serCan28SL12 chromosome 13, serCan2020, whole genome shotgun sequence:
ACAAGAACACCCCAGGAGCTTAGAGGACTATTCTTTattcctctccccagccccagcacacacaggcagcCTGCTGATAGTCCTGCAAGCCCAACTCTTGAAGTTCttgcatgaaaacaaaacaaagaatggaaaaaaaaaaaaaatccctctcttccttcctggCTGTCTCttgctgcagcatctcccctgTGAGCCCCAAGCCCCTGGTTTGTGGGGGGGGGATGATggctggggccaggcagggcagctgtgATGCTGCTTGATAAACAAGTGGAGCCAAGTGAACATCACCATTGGCTGTGCTCAGCCGGGGAGGGGAAGCCTGGCTAGCAACAGCTTTGTGAAGCTTTAACAAAGGGGGATTTAGGATTGGAGAAAACACATGGAAAGGGGCTGTGAAATGGCAACTCTGCATCTCCTCTACAcgctctgctcctccctcccctggaGTTGCCATGGATTCTCACTCTGCTTCCCACCTCCCTGTGAGTCCCCTGCCGCTGTCTCTGGGGTGTCTCCTGCCTGccatctcctcccagcctgcccacTCAGCCCAACATTGtcctcagccctgccacaggATGCCTCTCAGACATGTCTCACCCTCTCATGTCCACCTGTGAGCAACACAGAGCCCCCCTCTCCATCCTCCAGGAAGGAAATCCTGCCTCCAGCCAGGTGTTTTCCTGAACAAATCATCACAAAGATCCCAAAACAAAGAGCAGCCAGGGGCAGGCAGCACCATGAACATGCAGGGCAcaacaatgaaaacaaaccaaaacaacaagaTGGGTCCTTTGTgccagccccagtccctgcaCTCTCCTCCCATACACCAGCAGCCTCCCCCTACAGGGAAACCCCACAGTGATGATCCCACAGGGATatcctgggatgctgctggaccATTCATTTACTGCACTTTGGCCAATTCATCACTGTAATCTCTGCTGGAGCCACTGATCTGATTTACCCAGGAATGGCATCTGCTGCTCGGAATCAGTCTGGATTCATTCCCCTTTGCCCAGCGACAGCATGGGTGcggtttttttaaagaaaaacaaaccacaaacatCATTAAATTAATCATCCTATCCTCCTATTTCTCCCAAACAAGATTAATTCTGTTGTGCTCAGGTCTGCCTCACTACCACATTTTCAGAGCACATTGTCTGAGCCCCTCTCCCCTGAGCATGTGCACCAGAGCTCTCTTCAGAACAAAGAGCAGATTCCCTTTGttgtcctggagcagcagcgATGTAGGAGATCAAGAGCTGGTCCCTGCCTCGTTGagcttcccctgctctgcctggttCCAGGTGCCCAGAGACATGTGGGATttgctgggatgggcagggctaTGTGGACAAGAGACAGGATTGtttctcccccagctcccatGGAGACAGCAAGGCAGAAATCCCAACGTGGGTTTGAGCTTGTTTCTGGCTTAGGGTCAGTGCCAGGCTCCCCCACGACCCATCCAAACCCCTGCCCTAAGCTGCTGTGTCTTTATTGTTGTTTAATTTGGGTCAAATAGAGTTAAGAGCACATCCcttttgtttgattttcagCTGAAAGCCGAGCTGTGCTCCCCTAGCaccaggcagagccctgcactTCAGAGAGCTCATGGTGCCACAGAGCTTCACCTGTCAGCAGGAGACACATTTGTACAGGGTTtaacagcagagagagaacagCAAGCCGGGCTCAGGCAGCTGCACTTGCCCCCTCTTTAATGCCTGTACTACCAAGCAGTGCCTGGGGAATTCACACACCAGGCATCAAAACTCTGGGAAGAGCACGGGAACAGCACAATGGGGAGTGGGCTGCTTTCCAGGATCTGCCTGTTTGATCACCAGGGATAtgtcagggctgggcactgaacATATGAAAGCACTTTCTATTTCCATCCTTTCATAGTGTCACACAGGTTTGGATTAAAAACATCCCCCTTCATTTAACCTAAAACAGGAtgaaagaaacagggaaaaaaatctgcaagagCAGTTCTGTTGCAAATGTGGACACAGGCTAGTggggaaaaccagcaggaattAAAATCCACTGAGTTTTTCCAgttatttcagcagcagcctttGTGCTTCAGCAAAATCTCTTTCCAaagccagggctcagcccttGCTGTGGGACCCCCTGTCACAACATGGGGCtcagagcaacctggtccagaggaaggtgtccctacccatggcagggggtggacAAAGATGAGCTTGaaggtcccatccaacccaaaccattctgtgattgaAGAGCAGCTGTTCAGGGGCTGTTGTGGGCACCCAGGTCACAGATCCTCAGCAGTGACATCGTGGCTCATGCAGCAGAACTGACGTGTCCCACTCCTTCAGCTCCCCACACACACTCTGAGGCTGCCTTTCCTCTTGCCCTCTCTCTTCccacaccacagctgctgctgctgtcttcaggccctgggaaggggatggagcTTGTGAAGAGATCCAGgccggggctgggagctggtCTGAGTGTCACTGTCCCATGACCTGAGGAAAGTCCCTGTCACTGAGCTGAGGGATCTGGGCTGcatcagctctgtgccctgagAGCCCCAGCATGATGCTGGAAGAGGGAGCAGCAAAGCCTGCTCTGATGGGGCTCATTTACTGCCTCCTCACAGCAAAACAATTACAGCAGCTGTGGTGCACTTCTGCATTAACAGGGCTTTGTTAATTGTCATTTCAACTAGAGCGGAAATGCTAAGAAAGATTTTCCTTGATTAAAATGTTGTCACTGATGGGGAGCTCAACAGACCCCTGAGAAAGCCATTCCAGCTACAGTTTTGCTTAAACTCCAAGGCCAGCTTCTACTAGGAACACTTAATCTAATTACATCAAACCCTCACTCCATTTCAGCTTTATCAGCTGGAATAGCAAAGTTTAATCACTTCAACAAGTTGGCTATAGCAATCTCTTAATTTTCTGATAAGATAAATTATTGAGCCAGACCCAGGGAAAGAGCCAGGCACAAGCAGCTGCTCAGATGTTTAACTGCAAGCTCTGACACCAAAATCCATCCAGCACCCACTACTCCCATGCCACCATTTGAAACTCCACAGGAGCTGCCCAAGTGGCTGCCAGGAGTGACAAAGCACAGAGATACAGTGCCTGAGCCAGCCAGAGGAGCAAGCACATCACCCAGATTTACTCCTGATTATTCAGAGAGTATAACCCTCAGGTACACCCCAAAAGAGAAAATCTTTTCACATATAAATTATCTTGGAGCCAGCCTGCTCATACACAGTAACCTCTGGTTGGGTATTCACAGAGAAAGGTGGATTTCAGTTAAAGTTCTCTCTTTCAAGGGAGTTCACTCTCTGAAGGGGATCCCTGTCCATGAACCAGGAGAGAAGATGGGAGAGGCAAAGAACATTTTGTTGTCAGTGGTCTCTCACTGTGGACCAAGACAAGCAGACCTGGGTAGGTCAGAGGCAAGAGAGCCCCAGTCAGGGGCAGGGTACACCCCTgggagctctctgctctgctgctggggcctCTCTTCTGCCCTCACACACACCTCACAGAGAGGTGCTGGAACCTCCCTCACTGGGGATATCCCAgaactgtctggacacaatcctgtgctgtGAGCCCTGGGGTGaccctgctgagcagggaggtggagCAGGTGAAGCTCTGTGGTTCCCCCCTCCTGACCCATCCTGTGGCTCTGTGAgcacctcagcagcacagagctcaagGCTccatggctgggacagggagtgATTTCCAGTGGCCTCCGTGAAGGGAGAGGCATTAAGATTTTTGACTCAGGAAGGCATTTACATGCTCAGAATCTGCTTTAGCAAAGAGCCCCTTCTCTGTGAAACCCATTGTCCAGTCCTTCAACCATCTCCCAACTTCACCTGGCGTTCTGTCCAGTTCCTGAGGAGCAGACACCAAACCCAGACACAccactgcccacagcagctgtcacAGCCCCACCAAACACAGCtgacacaggagcagccccgtTTCTGACTCCATcagtgacagggacaccctCTCTCAGAGCTGCCACTCACAGATTTCCCAGCACTGAAAGTGGCACACCAAGAAAAGAAACCTTCATCCCACAGATAAATGAAGGAAGAGCCACTTACCCACTTGTTCCAGGTCTCTGGGTCTGAGAGAAGCGCCAGTCTGTGTTAGGCTGAGcttgctgcaaagaaaaagaagagttttaATACCTCCATTCTTGCCTTTGGAAATGAAAGTGAGCTGATCCTGGATTATTTCAGTCTGGAATATCAGCATGTTCTGTCCAAGTGAAGCAAATCAATTAGAACAAAGAGAAagctccccctccccctttctTGACTATTTCTGAAGCAGCATGAATACCAAAAAGCATGACAAAAACTGTTCAGAGAATAATCTTCCAAAGCAGCTCAGGAAGCCAGGCTGTGAAAGAAATGAAGCATGAAATAAACTGATAAGGGCATGAattcagcaggagcagtggtACCACAGTAATGAGcttggaggaggaagggggtgTGAGGGGGTGGCAGAGTTAATTGATACTGAGAAAGATGCTCTTAATACTCTAAGGTAAAATGGTAACAGACCTTCCTAATCTCTCTCCTTCTGTCCTTAAAAAGGCCTGCCTGAGATCTTGTTTTTGTGCATAGTATTTGAATGACTTTTTCTAGCTGTGGTGGCCTTGGAGCACTACAATATTTTTCTGTccacagaaaaaagaataaacttccgacagcaagaggaaaaagcatTATTTGTTTAGGAGACACAATAACCttcagacacagcagcacactTTGTAACCTCATTAATAAGCCCCCATATCACTCCCTGCCCGTGTTATTTTACAATCAGACAATGAACATTTTGTAAATAAGGAAGGAGATGGAGCAAGCTTGTATATTCCTGTTTGAATCACGCCTTTGTGGAAAGCACTAAATAGCACAACTGTTTCTGTCCggaaaacacacacacttctGAAAACCATCATCATCTTAATGAACTCCAGAGCGATGACATACTACCTGGAAAGGACAATGCTTCCCTCAGCTATTTTAGGAAGGAGCAGTTCATAGTCCATACGTAGTGGAACATCAGTTTTATAGGATTATTCTGCTTGTACATGCAATTACTAAGGAAAAGTGAAGACGAGTAGAGCTGACCTAGATTTTTATTTAGTAGATGTGCTCTCACtaatttctctgcagctttgaTGATACTCATGAAAGAAGATATTAGAATAAATTACTCCCCTAGAATAGATGCCCCACTGGTCCCCATGCTGCATGCAAATGAAGCTGTTGAAAGACTTGCCCTCCAGTTTTCAGATACGCATTTTTGCACACGCTGGCACACAATACTGCACTAGATAAGCCCTTCCCAATATTTTGAGTAGCCCTTCCATATTTTGAATTCCTGCTGTAATTACCATTTTCAAATTTAGGGCAGGCATTTGTGACACAAAATTGCTTTACTTTTTATATCCCAAAGTTATAAAAGCTCCAGCTAAACACAGTCACCTACATCTATATTTAGGCATCTGAGGACAAACAGCTCAAGTTTTCAAAGCCTGCCGCTCCTCAGCCTCTGCAAGCCAAGGGCACATAAGGTCACCAGGATCGTTGTGAATAATGTCACTCCTgacatttcagtattttagtGCTGAATACCGAGCTCAGCTCCTCGCTCAACATGACCAGGCTGGAAAATGATCCCTTGCCGAGGCACAGTCAGTAATTAATAACACTTGGGGtttgagaaatgagaaatttctACAAGGCACCTCTAAAACTGAGCAAAAGAAACACAGGCAGACTTTCCTTTCAGATAACCTCCTCCGCACCACAGCTCGTGTGCCATGTAGGGAAAATGGGTTAAACAGAACCAAGAAGTTAAACCCCCAGAAAACCTGTTCCTGACCACGCTAAGAATCACTTTAAATAGAAACAAGTACGAGCGGGGCCAAGGGGAAACTCTCCACTGCTACAAACACAGAATCTTTGATTCTATAACgctgctcagccccttcccccacCTCCACCAAGCTGAGCCAAAACTTTCACCTGCCACCTcccaggaggtgacagtgacacgTGTTCCCTGAGGCCACCGTCTCAGGAGGAAGGACGGGCAGAGAAGAGCCAAGTGGCCGGGATGTGACAAACTGTTGCACTCAGCAGAGAGGACAGTAAGAAACAGCCATGTCTTACCCCATCGCAGGGACTCGCTAAGGTGCTGGTCACCTGCTCATAGGCAGCCACGGTCTCCGCAGTGCTAGAATGGCTGAAGGGCTTTACAAAGAGGAAATCGCTCTGCTCAGACATGGGTGAGAAACAAGAGGTGTAATTCTGTGCCTGGGAGGTCAAGCCCGCTCCACCCACGTCCAGGTACTTGATGAAGCCATCTGGCTTCATCTGCCCTCGGAAATGGGAGGCAGGCTTGTGGCCAGTCCCTCGGCAGCAACCCGTGAAGGtccagctggcactgccagctttGAGACACCGGGCAGCCACCAGCCCGAACATCACACAGGACACGAGGGAGATGGACACCAAGGAGATGATGAGGTAAAGAGTTAGGTTGGTATCCTCAGAAGAAGGCTGGGGGAGGTCCAAGGACTTGGAGAAGTCCTGCACGCTGTTTTCCTCTGGAGAAATGACAATTACCACGGAGGCCGAGAGGGACGGCGTGCCATTGTCCCTCACTTCGACCACCAGCCTGTGGGAATCTTCTGACTCCCTGAGAGCCTGTGCAACCCTTATCTCTCCAGAGCGGCGTTCCACTTGGAAAGGCAAAGCCTCAGCAGACTCCTGCAGCTGGTAGGACAGCCAGGCATTATGGCCACTGTCAGCATCAACTGCTACAATTTTAGTTACCAGATAGCCAGGCTCTGCCAAGGCCGGGATGGCTTGGTGGAaggcagagcccctggggacagACGGGTAGACAATGTTGGGAGCATTGTCATTCTCGTCCACGACAAACACATGGACCACAGCAGTGCTACTCAGAGCAGGAGACCCAGCATCCTTCACCTCCACAGGCACCTGGAACACCTTGTCCTGCTCGTAATCCAGAGCTCTCACGGTGTAGATGGTGCCATTGTCCTGATCAATTCGGAAGTAGGTTGAGATAGGTGCATCCTGCATGCCATTGTCCAGGATGGAGTAAGACAGCTTGGCATTGCTACCCTCATCGGGATCTGATGCTGACACTGAAAAGACTGAAGTTCCAGGGAGGGAGTTTTCCTGAATGTGAGCTGTATCAAAAGGGCTGGAGAAATTCGGTGCGTTATCATTCACGTCAGCAATGCGGAGATAAAAGGTTTTTTGAGTGGCCCTCTGGGGGGAACCCAAATCCACAGCCCTCACTGTGATGTTGTATCCACTGGCCTTCTCCCGATCAAGGGGACCACTGGTGACCAGCGAGAAATGCTCTTTAAAAGATGACACCAGTTTAAATGGGAGCTCTTTTGCTATCTGCAGACGGACCTGCCCGTTGTCACCCGAATCGCTGTCCTTCACACCAATGAGGGCGATCACCGTGCCTGGGGCTGCATCCTCCTGCACTGGGCTGGAGACAGATGTCAGCACGATCTCTGGGCTGTTATCGTTGATATCAATTAATTCCACTCGCAGGTGACAGTGGCCTTCCATGGCTGGTGATCCCTTGTCCCTGGCTCGAACCGCAATCTCGTAAGCACTGGATTCCTCATAATCCAGAGGAGCTTTGGTTCTGATCTCCCCTGTATGGGCATCTAAGGAGAACAGTTTGGTGAATTTTCCAGGTGCATTATTGCTGGTTTTGAAAGAATATTCCACGTCCCCGTTGGGACCTTCATCCAGGTCGGTGACATTCAGCTTGGTGACCAGAGTGCCCACTGGCACATTCTCCTCCAGAAGTACCTTGGATATGGGTGGGTCACAGACAGGAGGGTTGTCATTTGCATCCAAGACATGGATGGTaaccctggcagtgccagatTTCACGGGATTCCCTCCATCCAGGGCTGTCAGTGTTAGATGATGAACAGGCACTTTCTCTCTATCCAGTGCATTTTCAAGTACGATCTCGGGCATTTTAACACCATCTCCTCTCACATTGATGCTCAGGGCAAAATGcttgctggggctgagctcgTAGGTGGAGATGGAGTTGGAGCCCATATCTGGGTCTTCTGCTACTTCCAAGGGCAGCCGAGTCCCAGGGTTGGCTACCTCAGTGATCTCCAACAGCACCTCTGGCTTGGGGAACTGGGGCGCGTTGTCGTTCACGTCGAGGACATCCACCTCAACACGGTGGAGCTGGAGGGGATTCTCCATTACGAGTTGGAGGTGCAGAGGGCACGTGGGGCTCTGCCCACACAGTGCCTCCCGGTCCAGCCGGCTGTCCAGGAGCAGCACACCTGCCGCCAGGTCCACCTGGAAGTGACGCTGCCCGCCCTCGCTCACCAGGCGCAGGTTGCGGGCGGCCAGGCTCCGCACCTCCACCCCCAAGTCCTTGGCCAGGTCGCCCACAGAGAAACCCGGGTCGCGATCCTCGGGCACGGAGTAGTGGAGCTGGGCGCAGCTGGGAGCcggcaggcaggagagggctgCGAGCAGCAGCGAGAGCTGCCATGGCAAACTCTGTCCCGCGAGCATCCCGGGCCGGGTGTGCGAACGGAGCAGCGCGGAGAggagcggcggcggctccgcgcagcctccccctcctccccgccGCCGCAGCCGGCCCCGGCAGCCGGAACCCCTGCGCCCCGGGGGGGTCCGAGCGGGTTGTGCAGGGAGGCAGCCGCCGCCGGAGCCGCCGGAGCCGGACAGGGAGGAGGCGGGGGAGGGGGCAAGCGCAGCCCGGCCGGCTGAACCGCTTCTCGATACGCAAAGACACACAAAGTCGGCGAGCGGAGGGGATGGACCGAGTGACAGTTTTACGTCTCTCCACAGCCccctcctcctccgcctcctcctttttctctccctcctcctccccttctccaTCTCACCGCCTTCCCCAAAATACGCACGGCGTAGCCCTCCCCTTCCCCCGCTGCCGCCACTCCGCCCCCGCAGCGCCGGGAGGGCGCCGGGGACTCCCGGCAGCGGGGGGAacccgctccgctccgccctGCCCCGCCCGGCTGCTGGCACCGGGCACCGGCGGACACCCCCCTCCCCAAAGCCGGCCGGTTCGGTGCCGAGCCCCGCGAACACCGGGGTTGTGTTCAGGCTGGAGACCACACCCCCGAGCTCACCTCGCTGCACAGGGTGGGATCCGCGGAGGGTTTCACAAACATGAACTCGCTGATATCCGAAACCGGCGAAAAGCAGGAGCGGTAGCGAGGGGCGGGGGGTGCCGTTGCTGTCACCTGCACGCCCATCACTGTGTCCCCTTTCTTAGGCTCATAGTGCAAGTGCCCAAAGATgtggctgggaggaggctgaAGCGTATTCACGCTCTCCACGCAGCAGCCCTCGTTGGCAGGTGCAGAGCCCCGCCGGAGGCACCGAATGCCCAGCgctgccagtgccaccagcGAGACGGTGGAGATGAGCACCAGGGACACAATCAGATAAAGCGTAATACTGGGCAAGCCCCCACCATCAGCGGCCTGAGCCTCggagccctgcagggcctcCGGCCCCTTCTcctccaccagcaccaccagtgTGACAGCTGTGGAGAGCGGGGGCTCCCCGGCATCCCGGACCACCACCAGCAGTTCGTGCTCAGAGGCGTCCGTCTCCTGCAGAGCCCGCATGATCCGGACCTCCCCGGAACGCAGGGCCACGCTGAAAAGCCCCAGGTCTGTGGCTTCCACGAGGTGGTAGGACAGCCAGGCATTGCGCCCCGAGTCCGCATCTATTGCCACCACCTTGGTGATGAGGGCAGGAGGGACGACGGAGGGGGAAAT
Protein-coding regions in this window:
- the LOC115484229 gene encoding protocadherin gamma-C5-like isoform X3, producing MLAGQSLPWQLSLLLAALSCLPAPSCAQLHYSVPEDRDPGFSVGDLAKDLGVEVRSLAARNLRLVSEGGQRHFQVDLAAGVLLLDSRLDREALCGQSPTCPLHLQLVMENPLQLHRVEVDVLDVNDNAPQFPKPEVLLEITEVANPGTRLPLEVAEDPDMGSNSISTYELSPSKHFALSINVRGDGVKMPEIVLENALDREKVPVHHLTLTALDGGNPVKSGTARVTIHVLDANDNPPVCDPPISKVLLEENVPVGTLVTKLNVTDLDEGPNGDVEYSFKTSNNAPGKFTKLFSLDAHTGEIRTKAPLDYEESSAYEIAVRARDKGSPAMEGHCHLRVELIDINDNSPEIVLTSVSSPVQEDAAPGTVIALIGVKDSDSGDNGQVRLQIAKELPFKLVSSFKEHFSLVTSGPLDREKASGYNITVRAVDLGSPQRATQKTFYLRIADVNDNAPNFSSPFDTAHIQENSLPGTSVFSVSASDPDEGSNAKLSYSILDNGMQDAPISTYFRIDQDNGTIYTVRALDYEQDKVFQVPVEVKDAGSPALSSTAVVHVFVVDENDNAPNIVYPSVPRGSAFHQAIPALAEPGYLVTKIVAVDADSGHNAWLSYQLQESAEALPFQVERRSGEIRVAQALRESEDSHRLVVEVRDNGTPSLSASVVIVISPEENSVQDFSKSLDLPQPSSEDTNLTLYLIISLVSISLVSCVMFGLVAARCLKAGSASWTFTGCCRGTGHKPASHFRGQMKPDGFIKYLDVGGAGLTSQAQNYTSCFSPMSEQSDFLFVKPFSHSSTAETVAAYEQVTSTLASPCDGQAQPNTDWRFSQTQRPGTSGSQNGEEAGAWPNNQFDTEMLQAMILASANEAADGNSTLGGGNGTMGLSARYGPQFTLQHVPDYRQNVYIPGSNATLTNAAGKRDAKNAAPAGGNKKKSGKKEKK